A window of Primulina huaijiensis isolate GDHJ02 chromosome 9, ASM1229523v2, whole genome shotgun sequence contains these coding sequences:
- the LOC140983803 gene encoding gibberellin 2-beta-dioxygenase 8-like isoform X1: MVLSLNRSKYLNKLVRMEESPDPPFEQTYRNLFNSILNEKNIPTDPPVMEECQLPLIDLNRLNLGDFEKQACKKDISRASKEWGFFQVINHGISAEILERMRHEQIKLFKKPFHEKTNSKDLNFSIGSYRWGTPSATCLKQLSWSEAFHVLLSDILGSGGYNNLSSTMEQFAAMVSELAQKLVDLLAEELGCKSDYFKETCLPSTCYLRLNRYPRCPSYPDMFGIMPHTDSDFLTVLHQDHIGGLQLVKDGKWIAVRPNPEALIINIGDLFQAWSNNAYKSVEHRVVTNAEKERFSTAYFFCPSYHTIIESNIEPRVYRSFRFGEYREQVQEDVKRLGYKVGLPNFLLNSSLDRS; the protein is encoded by the exons ATGGTGTTGTCTTTGAACCGATCGAAATATCTCAACAAA CTTGTGAGAATGGAAGAATCTCCTGATCCACCTTTCGAGCAAACTTACAGGAATCTCTTCAATAGCATCTTGAatgagaaaaatattcctaCCGATCCTCCAGTCATGGAAGAATGCCAGCTGCCGTTAATCGACCTCAACCGCTTAAACCTTGGAGATTTTGAGAAGCAGGCATGCAAGAAGGACATATCTCGAGCGTCGAAAGAGTGGGGTTTCTTTCAAGTAATAAACCACGGAATTTCTGCAGAGATACTCGAAAGAATGAGACATGAACAAATCAAGCTTTTCAAGAAGCCATTCCATGAGAAAACAAACAGCAAAGATTTGAATTTCTCGATCGGAAGTTATCGATGGGGGACTCCTTCTGCTACCTGCTTGAAGCAGCTATCTTGGTCCGAGGCTTTTCATGTGTTATTAAGTGATATATTGGGCTCAGGTGGCTACAACAATCTCAG CTCAACAATGGAGCAATTCGCGGCAATGGTGTCTGAACTAGCGCAAAAGTTGGTAGACTTACTAGCCGAAGAATTGGGCTGCAAATCTGATTATTTCAAAGAAACCTGTCTTCCCAGTACTTGCTACCTTCGATTGAACCGGTACCCGAGGTGCCCGAGTTACCCTGATATGTTCGGAATAATGCCACACACGGACAGCGATTTCCTCACCGTGTTGCACCAAGATCACATCGGAGGTCTTCAGTTAGTAAAAGACGGAAAATGGATCGCTGTTAGACCCAATCCTGAGGCCCTAATTATTAACATCGGTGATTTGTTCCAA GCTTGGAGCAACAATGCGTACAAAAGCGTCGAGCACAGAGTGGTGACGAATGCGGAGAAGGAGAGGTTTTCGACTGCCTACTTCTTCTGTCCGTCCTACCACACGATCATAGAAAGTAACATCGAGCCTCGTGTTTACAGAAGTTTTAGGTTCGGGGAATATAGAGAACAGGTGCAAGAAGATGTTAAGCGTTTGGGGTATAAAGTAGGACTTCCTAATTTTCTATTAAACTCAAGTTTAGACCGTAGTTAA
- the LOC140983803 gene encoding gibberellin 2-beta-dioxygenase 8-like isoform X2 yields MEECQLPLIDLNRLNLGDFEKQACKKDISRASKEWGFFQVINHGISAEILERMRHEQIKLFKKPFHEKTNSKDLNFSIGSYRWGTPSATCLKQLSWSEAFHVLLSDILGSGGYNNLSSTMEQFAAMVSELAQKLVDLLAEELGCKSDYFKETCLPSTCYLRLNRYPRCPSYPDMFGIMPHTDSDFLTVLHQDHIGGLQLVKDGKWIAVRPNPEALIINIGDLFQAWSNNAYKSVEHRVVTNAEKERFSTAYFFCPSYHTIIESNIEPRVYRSFRFGEYREQVQEDVKRLGYKVGLPNFLLNSSLDRS; encoded by the exons ATGGAAGAATGCCAGCTGCCGTTAATCGACCTCAACCGCTTAAACCTTGGAGATTTTGAGAAGCAGGCATGCAAGAAGGACATATCTCGAGCGTCGAAAGAGTGGGGTTTCTTTCAAGTAATAAACCACGGAATTTCTGCAGAGATACTCGAAAGAATGAGACATGAACAAATCAAGCTTTTCAAGAAGCCATTCCATGAGAAAACAAACAGCAAAGATTTGAATTTCTCGATCGGAAGTTATCGATGGGGGACTCCTTCTGCTACCTGCTTGAAGCAGCTATCTTGGTCCGAGGCTTTTCATGTGTTATTAAGTGATATATTGGGCTCAGGTGGCTACAACAATCTCAG CTCAACAATGGAGCAATTCGCGGCAATGGTGTCTGAACTAGCGCAAAAGTTGGTAGACTTACTAGCCGAAGAATTGGGCTGCAAATCTGATTATTTCAAAGAAACCTGTCTTCCCAGTACTTGCTACCTTCGATTGAACCGGTACCCGAGGTGCCCGAGTTACCCTGATATGTTCGGAATAATGCCACACACGGACAGCGATTTCCTCACCGTGTTGCACCAAGATCACATCGGAGGTCTTCAGTTAGTAAAAGACGGAAAATGGATCGCTGTTAGACCCAATCCTGAGGCCCTAATTATTAACATCGGTGATTTGTTCCAA GCTTGGAGCAACAATGCGTACAAAAGCGTCGAGCACAGAGTGGTGACGAATGCGGAGAAGGAGAGGTTTTCGACTGCCTACTTCTTCTGTCCGTCCTACCACACGATCATAGAAAGTAACATCGAGCCTCGTGTTTACAGAAGTTTTAGGTTCGGGGAATATAGAGAACAGGTGCAAGAAGATGTTAAGCGTTTGGGGTATAAAGTAGGACTTCCTAATTTTCTATTAAACTCAAGTTTAGACCGTAGTTAA
- the LOC140983987 gene encoding pyruvate, phosphate dikinase regulatory protein 1, chloroplastic-like, whose product MLDLMRKAGKLNRWSRARAIRPGRKLDRLVLFSNYQLKLGILIIRLWVIYDNTDGTEFQTSSPLKECGSSGRFVMDVAAGGPIYMVSYGTGRTAEHLVNAALGQFDYCLVDRVCPVNTHLFSGSCEEEKYPSGINSQGRWRTSETKPFVATFTFLSRVAHAAIDGNLMMRLVGGGVIGGPQRHYHSWLFRHAASL is encoded by the exons ATGTTGGACTTGATGCGGAAAGCTGGTAAA TTGAACCGCTGGTCCAGGGCTCGAGCCATACGCCCAGGTCGTAAATTGGACCGTCTCGTCCTATTCAGCAATTATCAGCTGAAGTTAGGAATTCTGATAATTCGGCTTTGGGTTATATATGACAATACTGATGGAACTGAATTCCAAACATCTTCTCCTCTTAAGGAATGCGGGAGTAGTGGAAGGTTTGTAATGGATGTGGCGGCTGGAGGGCCGATTTATATGGTATCTTATGGGACTGGACGGACGGCGGAGCACTTAGTTAACGCGGCGTTGGGGCAGTTCGATTATTGCTTGGTGGACCGGGTTTGCCCAGTTAATACCCACCTATTCTCCGGG AGTTGCGAAGAGGAAAAGTATCCTTCGGGGATCAACAGTCAAGGAAGGTGGAGAACGTCGGAAACTAAACCTTTTGTTGCCACATTTACTTTCCTCAGCCGTGTTGCTCATGCTGCCATTGATGGTAATCTGATGATGAGGTTGGTGGGTGGTGGCGTGATCGGTGGCCCCCAACGCCACTACCACAGTTGGCTTTTCAGGCATGCTGCTTCCTTGTAA
- the LOC140983989 gene encoding uncharacterized protein, whose translation MSVVEYTSQFNALGSYAPAIMADEVLKLHSFKRGLNSRIQSALAVYQPANFAELMGAAIRAETDIRRREGENKNKRPHAGQSSQGGQKFRKPNQSGGPPSGQTSAANHQGPKPCPKCGFKHPGECRRASGACFGCGKAGHSIADCPTAANQATGPNKGTGPNVGANPSKPKENKPNARVFAMNQEEADDANEVVSGTILLQKVPAYALFDCGATHSFVSKRFAKKLGLKPESLAEPFRIATPTSKTIETHEMHKGCKIGIANQTFSADLIQLVMVDFDIILGMDWLANNNAIVDCKGKRVKLRTPNQEEIVYHGKSKERKSLLSASQAWKAMKSGEDVHLAMVSEVQGEVELRTEDIPIVCEFPDVFPEELPGTVPDREVEFEINLVPGAAPISKAPYRMAPAELKELKEQLQELLDKKQIRPTFMDLRNRVFKPFLNRFVVVFIDDILIYSPNEEEHEEHLRLALQTLREKELYAKFKKCEFWLKSVSFLGHVISEAGVSVDPMKVEAITEWPKPKNATDIRSFLGLAGYYRKFVEGFSSIAIPLTKLTQKNSKFIWDEGCEKSFQTLKEKLASTPVLVLPTEDKEFTIYSDASKEGLGCVLMQEGRVIAYASRQLKPQEKNYPTHDLELAAVVFALKIWRHYLYGAKCKANKVADALSRKNGGKITLASLSAQPCLQATVKLNQDRDPELKKLKEQVESGKSQDLQMDDKGVVKAEHQRPGGLLQPLEIPEWKWDHVSMDFVVGLPKSRQGQDGIWVIVDRLTKSAHFLPVRMNYNLDKLAILYMDNVVRLHGVPVSILSDRDPRKCRSPLYWDEVGEKAIVGPELVQITIDKVTVIREKLKTAQDRQKSWADLKRRPMEFNVGDKAYVKVSPMKGVVRFSKAGKLNPRYVGPFEILEKVGTLAYRLALPPNMSRIHNVFHVSQLRKYISDPSHVLEVEPLMIESNLGEELKYEEIPIRIVDTKDQVEMGSENQSTVRPGELESGIDGGRKSCVSGNSSNIKSDSFVVEMDRFSLPVEKDISGYSRITVINKAKVVTENW comes from the exons ATGTCAGTTGTGGAATACACCTCCCAGTTTAATGCACTCGGGTCTTATGCTCCGGCCATCATGGCAGACGAAGTTTTGAAGTTGCACAGCTTCAAGAGAGGATTAAACAGTAGAATCCAGTCAGCCTTAGCAGTTTATCAGCCCGCCAATTTTGCAGAACTTATGGGCGCAGCTATCCGAGCTGAAACCGACATCCGCCGCAGGGAGGGAGAGAATAAGAACAAGCGACCTCATGCCGGTCAATCTTCTCAGGGCGGTCAGAAGTTCAGAAAGCCAAACCAATCAGGCGGACCTCCCTCAGGGCAAACCTCAGCGGCCAACCATCAAGGACCCAAGCCATGCCCGAAGTGCGGTTTCAAACACCCCGGGGAATGTCGAAGAGCCAGTGGTGCGTGCTTCGGATGTGGGAAAGCAGGGCACAGTATCGCGGATTGTCCTACGGCCGCCAACCAAGCAACTGGGCCCAACAAGGGAACTGGGCCGAATGTGGGAGCTAACCCCAGCAAACCAAAAGAGAATAAGCCTAATGCCAGGGTGTTCGCTATGAACCAAGAGGAGGCGGACGACGCCAATGAAGTCGTATCAGGTACCATCTTACTTCAAAAAGTACCTGCTTATGCATTATTTGACTGTGGTGCTACGCACTCTTTTGTGTCTAAGAGGTTTGCTAAGAAATTAGGACTTAAGCCCGAATCTCTAGCTGAACCTTTTCGGATAGCCACACCTACGAGTAAAACCATAGAAACCCATGAAATGCACAAGGGTTGTAAGATCGGTATCGCTAATCAGACTTTCAGTGCCGACTTGATACAATTAGTTATGGTCGACTTCGACATCATTttagggatggattggttagccaaTAACAATGCAATAGTGGACTGTAAAGGGAAAAGAGTTAAGCTCCGAACCCCAAATCAAGAAGAGATTGTGTATCATGGTAAATCCAAGGAACGGAAATCACTCCTTTCCGCTTCTCAGGCATGGAAGGCCATGAAATCCGGAGAAGACGTCCACCTAGCAATGGTCAGCGAAGTGCAAGGAGAGGTCGAACTGAGGACAGAAGACATCCCAATAGTATGTGAGTTCCCGgatgtttttccagaagaactcCCAGGGACAGTCCCGGACCGCGAAGTTGAGTTCGAAATTAATCTAGTCCCTGGTGCAGCACcaatctctaaagcaccttacagGATGGCGCCAGCTgaactcaaggagctaaaagagcaactccaagaattgctgGACAAAAAGCAGATTCGACCTA CCTTTATGGACCTAAGGAACAGAGTATTCAAACCATTTCTGAACCGGTTCGTAGTGgtatttattgatgacatactCATTTATTCTCCCAACGAAGAAGAACATGAAGAGCACCTCCGCCTGGCGCTACAGACACTGAGAGAGAAAGAGCTATATGCTAAgtttaagaaatgtgagttctggcttaAGAGTGTATCCTTTTTAGGACATGTGATCTCGGAAGCAGGAGTATCAGTGGATCCCATGAAAGTTGAGGCAATTACGGAGTGGCCAaaacctaagaacgccacaGACATCAGGAGCTTTCTTGGATTGGCAggttattacaggaagttcgTCGAAGGTTTTTCTTCAATCGCCATACCACTGACTAAGCTCACTCAGAAGAATTCCAAGTTCATCTGGGACGAAGGTTGCGAGAAAAGTTTTCAGACATTGAAAGAAAAACTTGCATCCACCCCAGTGCTAGTCTTACCTACTGAAGATAAAGAattcaccatctacagtgacGCATCTAAGGAAGGTCTAGGATGCGTACTCATGCAAGAGGGAAGAGTGATCGCCTATGCGTCAAGGCAGTTGAAACCGCAAGAAAAGAACTACCCTACGCATGATCTGGAGCTAGCAGCAGTTGTCTTTGCCTTAaaaatttggaggcactacctcTATGGTGccaagt GTAAAGCGAACAAAGTGGCCGATGCTCTGAGTCGGAAAAATGGAGGCAAGATCACTCTAGCTTCACTCTCCGCTCAGCCATGTCTGCAAGCGACCGTCAAGCTAAATCAAGACAGAGACCCCGAGCTAAAGAAACTTAAGGAACAAGTCGAAAGCGGAAAGTCTCAAGACCTGCAAATGGATGACAAGGGGGTC gtcaaagcaGAGCACCAGCGACCCGGAGGATTATTGCAACCGTTGGAGATACCtgaatggaagtgggaccatgtctccatggactttgtggtaggaTTACCAAAGTCAAGGCAAGGTCAGGACGGAATATGGGTAATTGTAGATAGACTTACGAAATCTGCACACTTCCTACCCGTCCGAATGAACTATAATCTGGACAAGCTGGCTATACTGTACATGGACAATGTGGTACGACTTCATGGGGTACCCGTGAGCATcctatctgacagagacccgag gaaatgtCGGTCACccttatattgggatgaagtgggagaaAAGGCAATAGTAGGACCCGAGCTCGTACAGATAACCATAGACAAGGTTACAGTCATCCGAGAGAAACTCAAGACAGCCCAAGACCGACAGAAAAGTTGGGCAGATCTGAAAAGAAGGCCAATGGAATTCAACGTTGGCGATAAGGCCTACGTAAAAGTCTCGCCTATGAAAGGAGTTGTCCGATTCAGCAAAGCTGGGAAGCTGAACCCCCGTTATGTAGGACCCTTCGAAATTTTGGAAAAGGTGGGTACACTGGCATACAGATTGGCACTTCCGCCAAACATGTCAAGAATCCATAATGTTTTCCACGTGTCCCAACTACGGAAATACATCTCGGATCCAAGCCACGTGTTGGAAGTGGAACCGCTCATGATCGAAAGTAACTTGGGAGAAGAGCTGAAGTACGAAGAAATTCCCATCAGGATTGTGGACACCAAAGACCAA gtgGAGATGGGCTCAGAAAACCAGAGCACAGTTAGGCCTGGAGAGTTGGAATCAGGAATTGATGGAGGTCGAAAATCTTGTGTCTCTGGTAACTCCAGCAATATCAAGTCCGATAGCTTTGTGGTGGAGATGGACAGGTTCTCCCTTCCCGTCGAGAAAGACATCAGTGGATATTCAAGAATTACA GTCATCAACAAGGCGAAGGTGGTAACCGAAAATTGGTAA
- the LOC140985388 gene encoding protein DESIGUAL 2-like — translation MARNMDFLVCILIMVMDIVAGILGIQAEIAQSKVKHSRVWIFECRDPSYQAFKLGLAAIVLLSLAHIITNVLAGCVLIRSKEEMKGASPNKQLAFASHVLAWIMLGIAFILLISGTSANSKSRRDCGIVHNRVLAIGGVLCFIHGLFAVAYYVSAAAVMREERELHQHGGQANKPNQQSTQA, via the exons ATGGCAAGAAACATGGACTTTCTCGTTTGTATTCTTATCATGGTTATGGATATAGTAGCCGGAATTCTTGGAATCCAGGCTGAGATTGCCCAGAGCAAG GTTAAACATTCGAGAGTGTGGATATTTGAATGCCGAGACCCCAGTTATCAGGCTTTCAAACTTGGTTTGGCTGCCATAGTGCTCTTGTCCCTTGCTCACATTATAACCAATGTGCTGGCCGGTTGCGTCCTCATCAGATCCAAAGAAGAAATGAAAGGAGCTTCTCCTAACAAGCAACTCGCCTTTGCTTCCCACGTTCTAGCATG GATTATGTTAGGCATTGCATTCATACTCCTTATCTCCGGAACATCAGCAAACTCAAAATCAAGAAGAGATTGTGGAATAGTGCACAATCGGGTATTGGCCATTGGAGGGGTTCTGTGTTTCATACATGGACTATTTGCGGTGGCCTATTATGTTTCTGCTGCAGCTGTCATGAGAGAAGAAAGGGAACTGCATCAACACGGAGGCCAAGCAAACAAACCAAATCAACAATCTACCCAAGCGTGA